From a single Nicotiana tomentosiformis chromosome 2, ASM39032v3, whole genome shotgun sequence genomic region:
- the LOC138905552 gene encoding uncharacterized protein, translating into MADDEQRRLERFGRLRPQLFSSADSEDAQGFLDKCQWWEAYERRKPFSAAPLILQEFSILYLEKFVPQSRREELCKQFEQLRQDGMSVTQYEMRFSELAHHAVWLVPTDRERIRSFIDGLMYQLRLLMTRERVSGATFDEVVDIARQIEVVCSQERSDREAKRPQGSGGFGGIPFGGQSYHIRGRPYRPAQTTRPAHRGASASYSSYSAHSG; encoded by the exons atggcagatgatgagcagagaagacttgagagatttgggaggcttcgacctcaaTTATTTAGCAGTGCTgattcagaggatgctcaaggttttctggataagtgcca atggtgggaggcttatgagaggcgcaagcCATTCAGTGCAGCACCACTTATATTGCAGGAGTTCTCTATTCTCtatttggagaagttcgtgccgcagtctcgtaGGGAGGAGTTGTGCAAACAATTTGAGCAGCTTCGACAGGAtggtatgtctgtgacccagtacgagatgaggttttctgaattggctcatcacgcagtttggttggttcccactgatagggagaggattaggagtttcattgatggcctcatgtATCAGctacgattgcttatgactagagagagggtatctggtgccacatttgacgaggtggttgatattgctcgacagatagaggtGGTCTGTAGCCAGGAGCGTAGTGacagagaggctaagaggcctcaagGTTCGGGTGGTTTTGGTGGGATACCTTTTGGGGGACAGTCCTACCACATCAGGGGTCGCCCTTATAGGCCTGCTCAGacgactcgtccagctcatcgtggtgcatcagctagctacagttcttacagtgctcactcaggctag